DNA sequence from the Antarctobacter heliothermus genome:
CGTCAAACACATACATGTCGTCCGCCGGTGTCAGCAGCATCTTGTTGACCACCGCACCGTTCACGCCAAATTCGTCATAGGCCGACATGATGTTCGCCAGCGCGACCTGCCCCGAACGAAGGCTGTCGCTGGTCGAGGACAGTTGATGTACGCCAAGCGTGCCCTGCGCCACGCGTTCGCCCCCGGCGAAAAACAGGTAGGAACAGGCTGAGAAACAGACAGCGCCGCCGGGGATCAGCGTCCTCAGCCCTGCCTCATGCACCACATAGGACATTGTCAGGGCCGAATGGACCGATCCACCGCGGCTGGAGAGCGACAGTTGCGTGACATGAGGATAGGATTTGAGCGCGCGGTTCAGCATGACCGGCGTGCGGATGTCGATTTCATCGACCAGTGACAGCATATGCGGTGTGTCGGTGTCGTAGATAATGGGGTAAAATTCGGTTTCTTTCTCTGCCGTTGCAAGCTGCGCGCAAATTGCGAAGACGGCAGAAAGCGTGACTGTTGAATAGCGGACACCTGCGGGACAACGCATATCAATTCGCCTTTTGAAAGGTTCCAGGGGTGGCGCGGAAATTGCGCCGGAACAGGCCATATTCTGCCTCAAAACGCGCGAAATCTCAATGAAATTGCCGATGTGAAATGCTCTGTGGCGCGGCATTGCCGGTTCTTGTCGAACCCGTCTGGAAGAACGGTTCTCAATCCCCTAATGCTGAACGCATCGCATTTCAGGGAGAGAGTACCATGACTCAGGAAGACCCCAACTACGGCTTTGACACCCTTCAGATCCACGCAGGCGCACGGCCCGATCCGGCCACCGGCGCGCGGCAGGTGCCGATTTACCAGACAACGGCCTATGTGTTCCGCGACGCCGAACACGCCGCCGCGTTGTTCAACCTGCAAGAAGTCGGATACATCTATTCGCGCCTGACCAACCCCACCGTTGCCGCCCTGCAAGAGCGGGTTGCGGTGCTGGAGGGCGGCGCGGGTGCTGTTTGTTGTTCGTCCGGTCACGCGGCGCAGATCATGGCGCTGTTCCCGCTGATGGCACCGGGGCGCAACGTGGTGGTGTCGACGCGGCTGTATGGCGGCTCGATCACCCAGTTCAGCCAGACCATCAAGCGCTTTGGCTGGTCCGCCACCTTTGTCGATTTCGACGATCTGGACGCGGTGGAAGCGGCGATTGATGACGACACCCGCGCGGTGTTCTGTGAGAGCATCGCCAATCCGGGCGGATATATCACCGATTTGGACGCGATTTCGGCGATTGCCGACAAGGCGGGCTTGCCGCTGATCGTCGACAACACCTCGGCCACGCCCTACCTGTGCCGCCCGATTGAGCATGGTGCCACGCTGGTCGTGCATTCGATGACCAAGTACCTGACCGGCAATGGCACCGTGACCGGCGGTGTGGTGGTGGATTCGGGCAAGTTCGACTGGTCCGCCAGCGACAAATTCCCGTCTCTGTCCGCGCCCGAGCCCGCGTATCATGGGCTGAAGTTCCACGAGACGTTTGGCCCGCTGGCGTTCACCTTTCACGGCATCGCCATCGGATTGCGCGATCTGGGCATGACGCTGAACCCGCAGGCGGCGCATTACACGCTGATGGGGATCGAGACGCTGAGCCTGCGTATGGATCGCCACGTCGAGAACGCGATGAAGATCGCCGCCTGGCTGGAAACCCATGACGCGGTAGAGGCTGTGACCTACGCCGGGTTGCCGTCCTCGCGCTATAACGACCGGGTGGCGCGGATCTGTCCCAAGGGCGCGGGTGGCCTGTTCACCGTGGCACTGAAGGGCGGCTACGAGTCCTGCATCAAGTTTGTCGATGCACTGGAGATCTTTAGCCATGTGGCCAACCTTGGCGACACCCGCAGCCTTGTGATCCACTCGGCCTCGACCACGCACCGGCAGTTGTCCGAAGAACAGCAGGTTGCGGCGGGGGCGGCCCCCAACGTGGTGCGCATTTCCATCGGGATCGAAGATGCGAACGATCTGATTGCCGACCTTGATCAGGCGCTGAACAAGGCGAAGTAAAACGACAAAGGGCGGGGATTTCCCCGCCCTTTGTCTGTCGCGTTCCCGGCATCAGCCGCGTCACTCGGCGATGGTAAACACCATTGTCACCTCGGCGCGCACTTCTAGCTCACCCGCCGCGACGGGCACGTCCTTGGCGACAACCGCCGCTTCACGCATCATGGCCTCTGCCCCGGCGATGGACCGCACCAGCGGCTCTGCGGTGTCGCGCAGTTCCAGCAGCGGGCCAAGCGTCACCCCTGCCGCATCGGCGTACAGCTTGGCCTTGGCGATGGCGTCGGCCACCGCGCGGCGGCGGGCCTCATCCTCGATCGGGCGCGGTTCCTGCACGCTGAACGACAGGTTCTGCAACTGGTTCGCGCCGTCATCCAGCACCGCCGACAACAGCGCGCTGATCCCGTCAAGATCACGCACCCGCACGCTGACCGTGTTGGTGGCGTAATAGCCCAGAAAGACGTCCTCGTTGCGGGTATTGTCCCAGCGGGTCTGTTCATTGACCCGCAATTGGGTGGTCTGGATGTCGCGTGTTTCGACCCCCAGGCCGTTCAGTCGGGCAAGAATCGCCTCTACCGCCTCGGACGTGGCGTTCATGGCCTCGACCGCCGTGGGGCCGCGCCCGTCAGCACCCAGAGTGATCACCGCCATGTCGGGAACCACGGCCAGATGGCCCTCGCCCGAGACAGTCAGGCGGCCCTCGGCCACCGCGACAAGTGGCATGGCGAAAGCCACCACCGTCAAGAATGCCAAAATTCGCATAAATTACCTCACAATCTGTAGGATTCTGTAACGACTGTCTCGCGAAGTGACAAAATCGGCAAGGGTGCAACAGCGGCTTTCTTTTCTTCGGCAAAGAGTTGCCTTATATAATTGAGACGCTGCGCTAGGACTCCCGCAGTGATGGCAGGCCTGATAAGAACCGCACATGACACCAAATTTTGCGCTCTCGCTCTCATTCGAAGGTATCGCCCTGCTCCGGCGGATGGGTCCACGTTGGGCCCTGATTGATGATGTCCCGCTGGATCACGACGACTTTGATTCGCAGGTTCTGAACCTGCGCGATCAGGCCGAACGCCTTGATCCGACCGGCGCACAGGTGGCGCTGATCATCCCCAACGAACAAATCCGTTATCTGGATCAGCTTGATCTTGGCGGCGATGAGATCACCCGCGACACTGCCATCCGCGCCTCACTGGACGGGGCAACGCCCTATGCGGTGTCGGATCTGAATTTCGACTATGTGGTGAGCGGCGGGCGGCTGCAAGTTGCGGCAGTGGCCAACGAAACGCTGGATGAGGCGCAAAGCTTTGCCCGCGAACACGGGTTTGAACCGGTCTGTTTTCTGGCAAAGGCGCCTGACGACAGCTTTGACGGGCCGGTGTTTTTTGGCAAGGCGGCCAACTGGGGGCGTGTGGTGACACGCCCGGCCCGTGCGATTGAGATTGTTCCGGCGGATGCGGCCGCGCTACGCCCCCTGCCCAAGCCGGAACTTGCAAACGCACCTGCGCCGAAACCGGTCAAACAGCCTGAGCCTGAGCCTGAGCCGGTTGTTCAGGACGTGCCGGTTGTTGAGAAAGAGCCGGTTGTTGAGGAACAGGGTGTTGAGGATCAAACGGGTCTGGACTCTGCATTGGATGCTTTGGACTCTGACGCCTCGGAGCCTGACGATCAGATCTCCGACGTTCTGGCCCCCAAGCCCATTGCCCACCCCAAACCGACACCTCAGCCGGAATTTCACCTGAAACCGGACCCTGCCCCGGCAGCACAGGTGCAATCGACGCCACCCCCCGCCGAAAAGGATGCCGCGCAGCCTGATCCGGGCGCGCCCAAGGCACCCGCCGCGCCGCGCGCGCCGATCGCCCCGCCGGCCGCACCAGCCGCTGCGAAACCGCTGGCGGCACCGTCGATGGACGCGCCACAGGTTCCCCGGCAACCTTTGGTAAACCCGCTGGCCCCGCCCGCTGCCGCGACGCCGAAAACCCCGGAGCTGTCACAGGCCGCCCCGCCTGCCGCAGCGCCGTCTGGCCCCGGCGCAGAATCCGACAGGCCCCCGGCGTTTTCGACGATCCGCGCCGGGCGCAGCCTGCCCGGAGGGTCCGCCCCTGCCCTGACCGGAGAATTCAAACCCCGGTTCACACCTGTCAGCCCGCGCGGCTCTGGCATGCCAGAGCCTGCCGATCCGACATCCGCCGATCCGAAACCGTCTGGCAAAACCGGCTTTTTCGCAACGCCGACCGCCTCGGCGCTGCTGGCGCAGGCCGCTGCTGCTGTTGATGCGACAGAGGCCGCCGCAACCACCGGGCCTGACGGCAAACCGGCCGCAGGCGCGGCCCCGAAACGCACCGAGCTGCCGCCGCGGCTGAAAGCCAGAGCCAAGGCCCCGGCAAAATCCGGCCTCAAGGCGCTGCCCAAAACCGTCGCAGCCCGGGCTGCCGGTCTGGCCGCCACCCCGACACGCAAACCCAAGACGGATGAGGGGATCGCCCCGCCCGTGGCCGCCCGTGAGGCAGCGCCAATTGCGGTACCTGCGCGCAAAGGCCCCCGGCCCAACCCGCTGGCCAAGCTGGCCGCGCTGCGCGGACCGCGCCCCAACGCCGAAATCGGCGGACCGGCCTTTGCGACCGGCGGCGCGGCGGCTGCCACGGCGTCCCCCGGCCATGCGATGTTCGGATCGTCGGAGGAACGGGACCGGATGACCGTCTTTGGCGCGCGCGACCGCGACGCCACCCGCGGCAAACCACGCTATCTGGGCCTGTTGCTGACCGCTTTGCTTTTGATGTTCCTGTTAGGTGTTGCGGCCTGGGCGTCGGTGTTCCTGGACGAAGGACTGGCGCGGCTGTTCCGGTCCAACGATGACGCACCGGCCAGCGCGGTCGCATCGCTACCCGATGGTGCGGACACCGGCGTTGTGCTCGAATCCGCCACGCCCGCGGTTGTGTCTCCGCCAGTTGTCTCCTTGCGGCCGGTTGCCCGACCGGCCGAGGACGTGCGGCTGGCGGCGCTGGACACCCCCGAGGTCACGGACGCGCCACCGGTTGCCCCGCTGTCGGTGCCGATCGACCCGCGCCAGTTGACCAGCGAAGAGGCCGCTGCGACCTATGCCGCTACCGGCATCTGGCAGCGCTCCCCGGTCAAGCCGATGACGCCGCCTGCGGACGGGGTTGAGGACATCTATGCCGCCTCGATTGATCCTAGCATCCAGATCTTTGACGCGGTCGCCCTGCCCGACGCCAAAGAGTTGGAGCGCGAAGCGGCACTGGCGGACCCCGGCCTGCCACCGCCCGCCGGACTGACCTTCGATTTCGACCAGCGCGACGTTGTTCGTGCGACCCCCGAAGGCGCACTGACGCCGGATGGGCTGCGGATTTTTACGGGCCGCCCGCCGGTCATTCCGCCGCTGCGGGGCGAAAACACCTCGGCCGCGCCGGACCCGGACGCGCCGGATGGCGCAGCCCCGGTGCCACGCGTGCGCCCGCGGGCCCGCCCCAGCGACATCATTCAGCAGCGTGAGCGCAGTCAGTTGCGTGGCATCACCCGCACGGAACTGGCCAGCATCCGACCGACCATGCGGCCAAAGACCGTGCAGGAGCAGGCCGAACTCGACACCCCGGACGCCACCGAACAGGCGGTTGTGCGGTCCTTGGTGCCGGTGGGTCGTCCGCGCAACATGGATGCCATCGTCGACCGCGCAGACCGCAGCATCGCCCCCAGCCCGGTGCAGACAGCCGCCGTTGCCGTGGC
Encoded proteins:
- a CDS encoding SIMPL domain-containing protein, whose protein sequence is MRILAFLTVVAFAMPLVAVAEGRLTVSGEGHLAVVPDMAVITLGADGRGPTAVEAMNATSEAVEAILARLNGLGVETRDIQTTQLRVNEQTRWDNTRNEDVFLGYYATNTVSVRVRDLDGISALLSAVLDDGANQLQNLSFSVQEPRPIEDEARRRAVADAIAKAKLYADAAGVTLGPLLELRDTAEPLVRSIAGAEAMMREAAVVAKDVPVAAGELEVRAEVTMVFTIAE
- a CDS encoding O-acetylhomoserine aminocarboxypropyltransferase/cysteine synthase family protein; the encoded protein is MTQEDPNYGFDTLQIHAGARPDPATGARQVPIYQTTAYVFRDAEHAAALFNLQEVGYIYSRLTNPTVAALQERVAVLEGGAGAVCCSSGHAAQIMALFPLMAPGRNVVVSTRLYGGSITQFSQTIKRFGWSATFVDFDDLDAVEAAIDDDTRAVFCESIANPGGYITDLDAISAIADKAGLPLIVDNTSATPYLCRPIEHGATLVVHSMTKYLTGNGTVTGGVVVDSGKFDWSASDKFPSLSAPEPAYHGLKFHETFGPLAFTFHGIAIGLRDLGMTLNPQAAHYTLMGIETLSLRMDRHVENAMKIAAWLETHDAVEAVTYAGLPSSRYNDRVARICPKGAGGLFTVALKGGYESCIKFVDALEIFSHVANLGDTRSLVIHSASTTHRQLSEEQQVAAGAAPNVVRISIGIEDANDLIADLDQALNKAK